The stretch of DNA ATATTAGGCCCCCCAATTCAAAGTTTTATTATTTAGCAAATCCAATGTATTTGGCAAGGGTTTAGCATCCCGTTGGGAAAATCATCAACCACGTTGTACAGCTGTTTGCCGAAGTCCGGGAAATCCGTTTTGCCGTAGGGCTTCGAACAATATTACGGCCACCGAGTTAGATAGGTTTAAAGACCGGGCCTCGCTGAGCATGGGAATGCGAATACAGCGATCCATAAAACGCCGGATAATATCCTCCGGTAATCCGGCAGTTTCTTTTCCAAACACTAAAAAGTCATCCGGCCCGTATTGCACATCGGTATATACTCGCCCGGCCCGTGTTGTGG from Desulfoscipio gibsoniae DSM 7213 encodes:
- the trmL gene encoding tRNA (uridine(34)/cytosine(34)/5-carboxymethylaminomethyluridine(34)-2'-O)-methyltransferase TrmL, with product MHLVLVEPEIPANTGNVARTCAVTGAELHLVKPLGFSVDDKHLKRAGLDYWHLLTIHYHDNFTDFLKAYPGCSFYLATTRAGRVYTDVQYGPDDFLVFGKETAGLPEDIIRRFMDRCIRIPMLSEARSLNLSNSVAVILFEALRQNGFPGLRQTAVQRG